The DNA region TTCTGAATGTGCTTCCAACCAGAACAGCAAATTCAATTCTGTCCTCTAACCAGCAGCACAATCAGCCTCGAGAATCGAGTAGTTACTGTTCCACTTGTTACTAAGCTGCTTTGCTGCTCCCCATCTTATGCAGGTCATTGCTGCTTCCCTGCCGCTACCTCAGCCAGAGGAGAACCTCGGCGATTGCCAGCTGAACCGTGCGCTGGTGTTCGACGACTCCCCTGAGAAGTCCGACGTGTCCAATGGGTCGACCGTCTCGTTCCAGGAGGGCAGCACCGGCAGCTGCACGGACAAGTCGTCATCACCTGAGGACGACAGCTCCTCGGCCTGGTCAGTTCAGGTCCATGCCAGCTCTGAGAAGGGCGACGAAGAAGAGCTCGGCGTGGAGGACCTGGGAGAGTACACTGAAGAAGGGGAGGAGTGGGAAGAAGATAGCGACGACGACTGCTTCGATGACCTGTGCGAGGAGATGAGCAGGATGACCGTGGTCGAcgaagaggagaggaaggcaGGGCTGCCGCAGTTCGAGGGGAAGCACACCCGGTTCATCTACAACAGCGACGACGAGATCGAGCGGGAGGAGGTGGCGGACGCAGCTGAGGCGAGGGCGGAGCTCGGCGCTCTGATGCTCAGGGGCCTGCCGGTGCCTGAGGGCAGGCACTTGCGCTTCCTGGAGGACGAAGAGGATGATGAATGAAGAGTGTCAGTCGTGTTCGGATTCGGGCATCTGCAGTGGTTGTCATTCCCTGACACCAGCAGCCCACATTCTTTTGGGGTCTCTGTTTCTACATTCTGATTCTGTATTTTCATTCGTGTCTCAGTTCTTCAGAGCACATATTGTATTGCCAATTCATCTGGAATGCAACATATCCCCAGTTACTGAATAAATCTGCTCTGTGGCATTTGGTGCATGAGAAGCCTCTATGCTATTCAGTAGTTTCAGGTTTGTGCTGTTTTGGATATTTTCGTTCTGAGGAAGTTAGAGGCCTTGTATTAGCAAAAACTATTTTCTGCTATGGCCTCTGGGCGCCCTCTTCAGTTCATCAGAAAGCTTCTTTGTGAACTTCTTTGTGATCAGTTCTTCAGAAAGCTTAAAGAAAAAGTTCTTCAGAGGGCAGTAGTTCACTAGTTCTGACTTCTGAATCAAACATATCAAGTTCCTGGGACGTCTTGATGATGTCCGCCTTTACTAGTTTACTTTGTGTGATTATGCCCTTTTATGTTTCTGGTCATTGTTGTAGATATAATCGAAGGATAATCTTTGTGTTCTGCGGTCAGCTTCAGTGCCCATCCCTTTCCATGAAATTCAGATACCGTCGAACAAAAGCAACAGGAACGATATAGATATCAGAACACTTCACCTTTTTTCCGGATTAGGATAAAAACAGTTGGGATGAAAGAATTAACTTTTTTAGTAGATGGGATGATAAAACTGGCGCAGGATAGAGACGCGGGGGGTGGCGGCCGCAGAAAGAGATGGATCGACAGATAGGACAGAAAGCCACGTGTACACATGTGGCCTGCTGACCATCCGTTTGTTTTCGTGTGCTTTTTCCTAGCATCGCGTTAAACTCACCGTATTCTCTGACTCTTTCGTAGGTTGCATGCCCGCCTGACATCAGTTCTAAGCGATCTGTCACATCAAATATTTAAATACTAATttaaagtattaaatatagataaataataaaactaattgtataatcTCTAGACTAATtcgtgagacgaatctattgagactaattagtccataattagttcaggtgatgctacagtaaatatgtgataattatagattaattagaatTATTAGATTTGTCTCTCAAATTAGCTCTAATTTTATGCAATTATTTTTATCATTAGCCTACGTTTAACATTTTTAATTAGTATCAAAACATCCGATGTGACAGAGCTAAACTACTTGGAATTCAAACACCTCCTAGGCTTCCCTGTTTAAAATTTTACTCATTCAGTCCCGCCAGCCTCACGCCATGGTTTAACTAATATTATGATTTTATTTTGAGAAATTAAAAAAATACTAAAATTTTTGGCCATTCATAAAACATAAACTACTGGAAAAGATGGCATACACCTCCCATATTCTTTCCATTAGGGCATAATAAATAAGGAGCAGAACCATAAATACAACCTTAATTTTCACCTCACCGCATCATGATATTCAAGTGGTCCATGCCTCTATGGAGCATCATATAATAAGAGGAAGAAGCTAAGGGTCAAAAAGGATATTTTGTATTAATTTCATGCCAATATGGAGCATTATATCAACATAAGAATGACCTAAAAACAGAAGTTAAGAACTAGATTGGTTGATATAAAAATTGAGGGATGAACTTGACCCTTAGACCAAAGTTAGGGACCAAAACGTTTATTTTACCTAATTTAACATATTTTTTATGATTATCACTCAAATTCAGGAAACCAAATGTCAAAATCTGACCACTAACCCTATCGATGAACTTTTCCAAACAGAACAGCATGAAACCACAACAATAAAGATCATATGAGAATATTTTGCTAGTTTTCAACTAAAATTACGAGtctattttagaaaactaatAACGTCCTTACTGAGCCATCGAAGCCAAGAGTTTGTCTAAAAAAATTGACAGTTTTCGTGGCATTGTGTTGACACCTAGTTGCCAGCATAATGTCGTTCACGTGTGCGATCTTGCCGAAAACTTACAAAAATGAAACTATTTTGTGAAAGAACAtgtaaaaatattttatttttctcTTTAATTGTCCATTTCCCCGAGTTATTCATACGGGGAAAAGTCCGTTTTTCAACCCTGAACTATtacgtgtcagacccgggcctacgggactgtgcacatagcatacatatcctaggataagggatgtaacatggcccacgccctacatctattgtaactactcgtaccgtaGTAGGACTCGtgcagtagtaaaactagtcagagacagtaggaaactaatgttgtcggtcaaaacccaccggcaagcagcgacaggcaacacgaggagctgggaggctcccgggactgctggtgggctccggtccctcggtcaacggcctgagatccggcacacgtcctggcttctgggttgctaggcgtgccacctgaccttgtacttGATCAgtaaggtgttatatgttagtttcctacatgcacagacacgtataaatattagtccgagctgttatcggctcatcggatgattcccggtatcggctgtaaagagctgattgtgttcaataccggatcggatctatagaTAAAGCAAATATGTCCGAGGATAACATAAATCTTGCTCTATAAATATTAAGCTAATCTAATCTACGACGATTAAATCTTTCACTgcgtaatcggaacatcctacacgtaattgagcctaacagatatggAAAGTAACGAAGCAACAACCTAAGCAGAGGCCTAAAAATGAaccaaaagccgattcccggaacaatcccttcttaagttattacaaagtACCCAGAAtgctgccggaacattcaatccgTTTGAAGGGACTAATCAAGCAGATGTTAAACTAAATCCTCGATtgacaaagactaaccataacaaattagatcta from Panicum hallii strain FIL2 chromosome 9, PHallii_v3.1, whole genome shotgun sequence includes:
- the LOC112876606 gene encoding uncharacterized protein LOC112876606, translating into METPLSNRRITRSLAAAAAASAQKSAAAGTDSAALFSRAKNATAGEPQTRAALHDITNDSPIVGLAAGGLHGADKTPASTAAKTRRRAPRRTPGSGEALLRGQVKALLHKVEEEQGCAPAALVRPARIQALLGVSRSPAQLLAPTPANTPQIGPVSAAREGLLVPDGVPVVPCVLEEELLLPKLQVIAASLPLPQPEENLGDCQLNRALVFDDSPEKSDVSNGSTVSFQEGSTGSCTDKSSSPEDDSSSAWSVQVHASSEKGDEEELGVEDLGEYTEEGEEWEEDSDDDCFDDLCEEMSRMTVVDEEERKAGLPQFEGKHTRFIYNSDDEIEREEVADAAEARAELGALMLRGLPVPEGRHLRFLEDEEDDE